The Pseudomonas azotoformans genome has a segment encoding these proteins:
- a CDS encoding FecR domain-containing protein → MNTPGKLSHASLEQAAQWYVRLQDQGGALEQLHWQAWVAQNPEHLAAWQYVQRVSQRFTPLQEHAHGASRALRTSRRQTLKTLLVLGVGSTLAWGTWRTTALPRLVGGWSADYATRSGETRDALLADGSHVWLNALTALDVRFDGVQRLLQLRFGEVLIDTAKDASRPFLVDTAHGRMQALGTRFSVVQSDDHTQLNVFEGRVQVTAANHPVRIIEAGQQVSFSRNGFQPTAPASPSREAWSRGVLLADNLPLGQLIAELNRYRPGHLGCDPAVAHLPVMGSFPLMDSDHALNLLQAALPIRVDKPMTWWVTVGPR, encoded by the coding sequence ATGAACACGCCCGGCAAACTCAGCCACGCCAGCCTGGAGCAGGCGGCGCAATGGTACGTGCGCCTGCAGGATCAAGGGGGTGCCCTGGAGCAACTGCACTGGCAGGCCTGGGTCGCGCAGAACCCCGAGCATTTGGCGGCCTGGCAGTATGTGCAGCGTGTAAGCCAGCGTTTTACCCCGTTGCAGGAACACGCCCACGGCGCCAGCCGGGCGTTGCGCACCTCGCGCCGTCAAACGCTCAAGACGCTGCTGGTGCTGGGCGTCGGTTCGACACTGGCCTGGGGCACCTGGCGCACAACCGCCCTGCCCCGCCTGGTCGGCGGCTGGAGCGCGGACTATGCCACCCGCAGCGGTGAAACCCGCGATGCGCTGCTGGCCGATGGCAGTCATGTGTGGCTGAACGCCTTGACGGCTCTGGATGTGCGCTTTGATGGGGTTCAACGTTTGCTGCAACTGCGTTTCGGCGAAGTGCTGATCGACACGGCCAAGGATGCCAGCCGGCCATTCCTGGTGGATACCGCACACGGCCGTATGCAGGCGCTGGGTACTCGTTTCAGCGTGGTACAAAGCGACGACCACACCCAACTCAACGTCTTCGAAGGCCGGGTGCAAGTCACCGCTGCCAACCACCCCGTGCGCATCATCGAAGCCGGCCAGCAAGTCTCATTCAGCCGCAACGGCTTCCAGCCAACCGCACCGGCCTCACCGTCGCGCGAGGCCTGGAGCCGCGGCGTATTGCTGGCGGACAACCTGCCGCTTGGCCAACTGATCGCCGAACTCAACCGTTATCGCCCCGGCCACCTGGGCTGCGACCCGGCCGTGGCGCACTTGCCGGTGATGGGTTCATTCCCGTTGATGGACAGCGACCACGCGCTGAATCTGCTGCAAGCCGCATTGCCGATACGTGTCGATAAACCGATGACATGGTGGGTCACCGTCGGTCCTCGGTAA
- a CDS encoding sigma-70 family RNA polymerase sigma factor, with the protein MDIVSTSFTHLYGTHHGWLLGLLRRRLNDRWDAADLAHDTFIRLLNRPPVETDHVGQRSYLATIARGLCIDLWRRRQLEKAWLDSLALCPQATQPSPEQRAIIVETLYEVDAMLARLPKNVREAFLLAQLHGLAYKQIAEQLGVGERMVKKYMAQALLHCAILEAELDGMLVQ; encoded by the coding sequence ATGGACATCGTGTCGACCTCTTTCACCCACCTCTACGGCACTCACCACGGCTGGCTGCTCGGCCTGCTGCGCCGTCGGCTGAATGACCGCTGGGATGCCGCCGACCTGGCCCACGACACCTTTATTCGCCTCCTCAACCGCCCGCCGGTCGAAACCGACCACGTGGGCCAGCGCTCGTACCTGGCAACCATCGCCCGTGGCTTGTGCATCGACCTCTGGCGGCGGCGCCAGCTAGAGAAGGCCTGGCTGGACAGCCTGGCCCTGTGTCCGCAAGCCACCCAGCCGTCACCGGAACAACGCGCAATCATCGTCGAAACACTCTACGAAGTGGACGCCATGCTTGCGCGCCTGCCAAAGAACGTCCGCGAAGCCTTCCTGCTCGCCCAGCTCCACGGCCTGGCCTACAAGCAGATCGCCGAACAACTGGGCGTGGGCGAGCGCATGGTCAAGAAGTACATGGCTCAGGCCCTGCTGCACTGCGCGATCCTGGAAGCGGAACTCGACGGCATGCTGGTGCAATGA
- a CDS encoding ABC transporter ATP-binding protein — protein sequence MNQDNLIEIRDLSVEFVTGDHHHRVVNNVSFDIKRGETIALVGESGSGKSVTAHSILRLLPYPLARHPSGTIDYAGQDLLTLKEKTIRHIRGNRIAMIFQEPMTSLNPLHSIEKQINEVLGLHKGLQGKIATQRTLELLDLVGIPEPHKRLKALPHELSGGQRQRVMIAMALANEPELLIADEPTTALDVTVQLKILELLKELQARLGMALLLISHDLNLVRRIAHRVCVMQKGCIVEQADCETLFQSPQHPYTQELLAAEPSGGPASNEVGPPLLEVDDLKVWFPIKKGFLRNTVDYVKAVDGINFSLPQGQTLGIVGESGSGKSTLGLAILRLIASKGGIRFEGQQLDKLTQQQVRPLRREMQVVFQDPFGSLSPRMCVSEIVGEGLRIHKMGTPAEQEAAIIAALKEVGLDPESRHRYPHEFSGGQRQRIAIARALVLKPRLILLDEPTSALDRTVQRQVVELLRSLQAKYNLTYLFISHDLAVVKALSHQLMVVKHGQVVEQGDAKAIFADPQHAYTRQLLEAAFLVPA from the coding sequence ATGAATCAGGATAATCTGATCGAAATCCGCGACCTCTCCGTCGAGTTCGTCACGGGCGACCATCACCACCGCGTGGTGAACAACGTCAGCTTCGACATCAAGCGTGGCGAGACCATTGCCCTGGTGGGCGAAAGTGGCTCGGGCAAATCGGTGACCGCCCACTCGATCCTGCGCCTGCTGCCCTACCCGCTGGCGCGGCACCCCTCCGGCACCATCGACTATGCCGGGCAAGACCTGCTCACACTGAAAGAAAAAACCATCCGCCATATTCGTGGCAACCGCATTGCGATGATCTTCCAGGAGCCGATGACCTCGTTGAACCCGCTGCACTCTATCGAGAAGCAGATCAACGAAGTGCTCGGGCTGCACAAGGGGCTGCAAGGCAAGATCGCCACCCAGCGCACCTTGGAGCTGCTCGATCTGGTGGGCATTCCCGAGCCGCACAAACGCCTCAAGGCCCTGCCCCATGAGCTGTCCGGCGGCCAGCGCCAGCGGGTGATGATCGCCATGGCCCTGGCCAATGAGCCGGAGCTGCTGATCGCCGATGAGCCGACCACGGCGCTGGATGTGACCGTGCAGTTGAAGATCCTTGAACTGCTCAAGGAATTGCAGGCGCGCCTGGGCATGGCCCTGCTGCTGATCAGCCATGACTTGAACCTGGTGCGGCGCATCGCCCATCGCGTGTGCGTGATGCAAAAGGGTTGCATCGTCGAGCAGGCCGACTGTGAAACGCTGTTCCAGTCGCCCCAGCATCCGTACACCCAGGAACTGCTCGCGGCGGAGCCCAGCGGCGGACCGGCCAGCAACGAAGTCGGCCCCCCGTTGCTGGAAGTCGATGACCTGAAAGTCTGGTTCCCGATCAAGAAAGGCTTCTTGCGCAACACCGTCGATTACGTCAAGGCGGTGGACGGCATCAACTTCAGCCTGCCCCAGGGGCAGACCCTGGGCATCGTCGGTGAAAGCGGCTCGGGCAAATCCACCTTGGGCCTGGCGATTCTGCGGTTGATCGCCAGCAAGGGCGGCATTCGCTTTGAAGGCCAGCAACTGGACAAGCTCACCCAGCAGCAGGTACGCCCGCTGCGCCGGGAAATGCAGGTGGTGTTCCAGGACCCGTTCGGCAGCCTGAGCCCGCGCATGTGCGTCAGCGAGATCGTCGGCGAAGGCCTGCGCATCCACAAGATGGGTACGCCGGCCGAGCAGGAAGCCGCGATCATCGCGGCGCTCAAGGAAGTGGGCCTCGACCCCGAATCCCGGCACCGCTACCCCCACGAGTTCTCCGGCGGCCAGCGCCAACGCATCGCCATCGCCCGCGCCTTGGTGCTCAAGCCGCGCCTGATCCTGCTCGATGAACCTACCTCAGCCCTGGACCGCACGGTGCAACGCCAAGTGGTGGAACTGCTGCGTAGCCTGCAGGCCAAGTACAACCTGACCTACCTGTTCATCAGCCATGACCTGGCGGTGGTGAAGGCGCTGAGTCACCAGTTGATGGTGGTCAAGCATGGGCAGGTGGTGGAACAAGGCGATGCCAAGGCGATTTTTGCCGACCCGCAGCATGCCTACACCCGGCAACTGCTGGAAGCAGCGTTCCTCGTGCCCGCCTGA
- a CDS encoding ABC transporter permease, translated as MNLSPLNRRRFERFKANKRGWWSLWLFLILFVLSLGAELIANDKPLAVHYDGGWYFPALKRYPETTFGGEFPLEANYKSPYIQELLKAKDAWTLWAPIPFSYQSINYDLKVPAPAPPSSVNLLGTDDQGRDVLARVIYGFRVSVLFALTLTVLSSIIGVIAGALQGFYGGWVDLAGQRFLEIWSGLPVLYLLIILASFVQPNFWWLLGIMLLFSWMSLVDVVRAEFLRGRNLEYVRAARALGMQNGAIMFRHILPNAMVSTMTFMPFILTGAIGTLTALDFLGFGLPAGSPSLGELVAQGKSNLQAPWLGMSAFAVLAIMLSLLVFIGESARDAFDPRK; from the coding sequence ATGAATCTATCCCCCCTCAATCGCCGCCGGTTCGAGCGGTTCAAGGCAAACAAGCGTGGCTGGTGGTCGCTGTGGCTGTTCCTGATCCTGTTCGTGCTGAGCCTGGGCGCAGAGCTGATCGCCAACGACAAGCCGCTGGCTGTGCACTACGACGGCGGCTGGTATTTCCCGGCGCTCAAGCGCTACCCGGAGACCACCTTTGGCGGTGAATTCCCGCTGGAGGCCAACTACAAGAGCCCCTACATCCAGGAACTGCTCAAGGCCAAGGATGCCTGGACCTTGTGGGCACCGATTCCGTTCAGCTACCAGAGCATCAATTACGACCTGAAAGTGCCGGCGCCCGCGCCGCCTTCCAGCGTGAACCTGTTGGGCACCGATGACCAGGGCCGCGATGTGCTGGCACGAGTGATCTACGGCTTCCGTGTGTCGGTGCTGTTTGCCCTGACGCTGACAGTGCTCAGTTCGATCATCGGCGTGATCGCCGGGGCCTTGCAGGGTTTCTACGGCGGTTGGGTGGACTTGGCCGGGCAGCGCTTCCTGGAGATCTGGTCCGGGTTGCCGGTGCTGTACCTGCTGATCATCCTCGCCAGTTTCGTGCAACCCAACTTCTGGTGGTTGCTGGGCATCATGCTGCTGTTTTCGTGGATGAGCCTGGTGGACGTGGTGCGCGCCGAGTTCCTGCGCGGGCGCAACCTGGAATACGTGCGCGCCGCCAGGGCCCTGGGCATGCAGAATGGCGCGATCATGTTCCGGCATATCCTGCCCAATGCGATGGTGTCGACTATGACCTTCATGCCGTTCATTCTCACCGGCGCCATCGGCACCCTCACCGCCCTGGACTTCCTCGGTTTCGGCTTGCCGGCCGGTTCGCCGTCGCTGGGAGAACTGGTGGCCCAGGGCAAATCCAACCTGCAAGCGCCGTGGCTGGGCATGAGTGCCTTTGCCGTGCTGGCGATCATGTTGAGTTTGCTGGTGTTTATCGGCGAGTCCGCTCGCGATGCCTTCGACCCGAGGAAATGA
- a CDS encoding microcin C ABC transporter permease YejB yields MLAYIFRRLLLIIPTLFGILLINFVIIQAAPGGPVEQMIAKLEGFEGATSRIAGGGAEVSVAGSSSYRGAQGLDPALIKEIEKMYGFDKSAPERLWIMVKNYAQLDFGDSFFRDAKVIDLIKEKMPVSISLGLWSTLIMYLVSIPLGIAKATRHGSHFDVWTSSAIIVGYAIPAFLFAILLIVVFAGGSYLDWFPLRGLTSNNFDELSWGGKILDYFWHLALPITALVIGNFATMTLLTKNSFLDEINKQYVVTAKAKGLTNHRVLYGHVFRNAMLLVIAGFPSAFIGIFFTGSLLVEVIFSLDGLGLMSFEAAINRDYPVVFGTLFIFTLLGLIVKLIGDLTYTLVDPRIDFASREH; encoded by the coding sequence ATGCTGGCCTATATCTTTCGCCGCCTGTTGCTGATCATCCCCACGTTGTTCGGGATCCTGCTGATCAACTTCGTCATCATCCAGGCCGCCCCCGGTGGCCCGGTGGAGCAGATGATCGCCAAGCTTGAAGGTTTTGAAGGCGCCACCAGCCGCATTGCCGGTGGCGGCGCCGAAGTGTCGGTGGCCGGTTCCAGCAGCTACCGTGGCGCCCAGGGCCTGGACCCGGCGCTGATCAAGGAAATCGAGAAGATGTACGGCTTCGACAAATCGGCGCCGGAACGCTTGTGGATCATGGTCAAGAACTACGCCCAGCTGGACTTTGGCGACAGCTTCTTCCGCGACGCCAAGGTCATCGACTTGATCAAGGAAAAGATGCCGGTGTCCATTTCCCTCGGGTTATGGAGCACGCTGATCATGTACCTGGTGTCGATCCCGCTGGGGATCGCCAAGGCCACGCGACACGGCAGCCATTTTGATGTGTGGACCAGCTCGGCGATCATCGTCGGCTACGCGATCCCGGCGTTCCTGTTTGCGATCCTGCTGATCGTGGTGTTTGCCGGTGGTAGCTACCTGGACTGGTTCCCCTTGCGCGGGCTTACGTCGAACAACTTCGACGAACTGAGCTGGGGCGGCAAGATCCTCGATTACTTCTGGCACCTGGCGCTGCCCATCACAGCCCTGGTGATCGGCAACTTCGCCACCATGACCCTGCTGACCAAGAACAGCTTTCTCGATGAGATCAACAAGCAGTACGTCGTCACCGCCAAGGCCAAGGGCCTGACCAACCACCGCGTGCTGTACGGCCATGTATTTCGCAACGCGATGTTGCTGGTGATCGCCGGTTTCCCTTCGGCCTTCATCGGGATTTTCTTCACCGGTTCTTTGCTGGTGGAAGTGATTTTCTCCCTCGACGGCCTGGGCCTGATGAGCTTTGAAGCGGCGATCAACCGGGACTACCCGGTGGTGTTCGGCACCCTGTTTATCTTCACCCTGCTGGGGCTGATCGTGAAACTGATCGGCGACCTCACTTACACCCTGGTCGATCCGCGTATCGACTTTGCCAGCCGGGAGCATTGA
- a CDS encoding extracellular solute-binding protein, with the protein MMYLRTALLGGLLLCTAAQAAPQHALTLYNEPPKYPADFKHFDYVNPDAPKGGTFRESAMGGFDSLNPYISKGVPADNLGLIYDTLAMQSLDEPITEYGLVAGKIEKAPDNSWVRFYLRPEARFHDGHPIRAEDVVFTFQELIKEGSPIYRTYYADVDEVIAEDPLKVLFKFKRTNNRELPLILGQLPVLPKHWWATREFAKGNLEVPLGSGPYKVAEVKAGRMIRYERVKDYWAKDLPVAKGFYNFDNRITDYYRDSTVSLEALKAGQFDYWLEFSAKNWANAYNIPAVAQGRLIKEEIPNGNPTGMQGFVFNMRKPMFQDARVRKAISLLLDFEWSNKQLFNGAYTRTRSYFENSEMAATGLPGPDELAILEPLRDKIPPEVFTQAFEPSKTDGSGMIRTQQREAYQLLQEAGWRIVDDKMVDTTGKPVKIEFLLAQTEFERILLPFKRNLADLGIDLVIRRVDVSQFINRIRSRDFDMLVGSFPQSTSPGNEQREFWKSSSADKPGSRNYMGLKDPAIDQLVEELIDADSRKSLVAHAKALDRVLQFGYYVIPNWHIKTFRVAYWDHLGHPKVPPRYDVGTATWWAKPDVKPAVTSEPDTSADPASGGD; encoded by the coding sequence ATGATGTATTTGCGTACTGCACTGCTCGGCGGCCTGCTGCTGTGCACCGCGGCCCAAGCCGCCCCGCAACATGCGTTGACGCTCTACAACGAACCACCGAAATACCCCGCCGACTTCAAGCACTTCGACTACGTCAACCCGGACGCGCCCAAAGGCGGCACGTTCCGCGAGTCGGCCATGGGCGGCTTCGACAGCCTCAACCCCTACATCAGCAAGGGCGTTCCGGCGGATAACCTCGGTTTGATCTACGACACCCTGGCCATGCAAAGCCTGGACGAACCCATCACCGAATACGGCCTGGTCGCCGGCAAGATCGAAAAAGCCCCGGACAACAGTTGGGTGCGCTTCTACCTGCGCCCGGAAGCCCGCTTCCATGACGGCCACCCGATCCGCGCCGAAGACGTGGTGTTTACCTTCCAGGAACTGATCAAGGAAGGCTCGCCGATCTACCGCACCTACTACGCCGACGTCGACGAAGTGATCGCCGAAGACCCGCTGAAGGTGCTATTCAAGTTCAAGCGCACCAACAACCGCGAATTGCCGCTGATCCTCGGGCAACTGCCGGTATTGCCCAAGCATTGGTGGGCGACCCGTGAGTTTGCCAAGGGCAACCTCGAAGTCCCGCTGGGCAGCGGGCCGTACAAGGTCGCCGAGGTCAAGGCCGGGCGTATGATCCGCTACGAGCGGGTCAAGGATTACTGGGCGAAGGACCTGCCGGTCGCCAAGGGTTTCTATAACTTCGATAACCGCATCACCGACTACTACCGCGACAGCACTGTCTCGCTGGAAGCCCTCAAGGCCGGGCAGTTCGACTATTGGCTGGAGTTCAGCGCCAAGAACTGGGCCAACGCCTATAACATCCCGGCGGTGGCCCAGGGCCGCTTGATCAAGGAAGAAATTCCCAACGGCAACCCCACCGGCATGCAGGGCTTCGTGTTCAACATGCGCAAGCCGATGTTCCAGGACGCACGCGTGCGCAAGGCCATCAGCCTGTTGCTGGATTTCGAATGGAGCAACAAGCAGCTGTTCAACGGCGCCTATACCCGCACCCGCAGCTACTTTGAAAACTCGGAAATGGCCGCCACCGGCCTGCCGGGCCCGGATGAACTGGCGATCCTCGAACCGCTGCGCGACAAGATCCCGCCTGAAGTCTTCACCCAGGCCTTCGAACCGTCCAAGACCGACGGTAGCGGCATGATCCGCACCCAGCAGCGCGAGGCCTACCAACTGCTGCAGGAAGCCGGCTGGCGCATCGTCGATGACAAGATGGTCGACACCACCGGCAAGCCGGTGAAAATCGAGTTCCTGCTGGCCCAGACCGAGTTCGAACGCATCCTGCTGCCGTTCAAGCGCAACCTGGCCGACCTGGGCATCGACCTGGTGATCCGTCGGGTTGACGTCTCGCAGTTCATCAACCGCATTCGCTCGCGGGACTTCGACATGCTGGTGGGCAGCTTCCCGCAGTCCACCTCGCCGGGGAACGAACAGCGCGAGTTCTGGAAGTCCTCCAGCGCCGACAAACCCGGCAGCCGCAACTACATGGGGCTCAAGGACCCGGCCATCGACCAGCTGGTGGAAGAGCTGATCGACGCCGATTCGCGCAAAAGCCTGGTGGCGCACGCCAAGGCCCTGGACCGCGTGTTGCAGTTCGGCTACTACGTGATCCCGAACTGGCACATCAAGACCTTCCGCGTGGCGTACTGGGATCACCTGGGCCACCCCAAAGTCCCGCCGCGCTACGACGTTGGCACCGCCACCTGGTGGGCCAAGCCTGACGTAAAACCCGCCGTCACCTCAGAACCAGACACCAGCGCCGATCCGGCGAGTGGAGGCGATTAA
- a CDS encoding extracellular solute-binding protein encodes MKRPLLLLISLALSFGANAAITESHGYTQFGRLKYPAKFTHFDWVNPAAPKGGTLRVMAFGTFDTLNPYTFKGSSPVSTPNFLQYGVNELNEPLMVGTGLYAPSGDEPTSSYGLIAQSVEYSEDRSWVVFNLRPEARFHDGKPITAYDVAFSYRTLLTEGHPQYRTNLQEVARVDILNRHRIRFVFKRAGNPLLILRLGELPVLPQHYWKNRDFKATTFEPPLGSGPYRISKVTPGRQLVFERVKDYWGKDLPVNQGFYNYDKVEVEFYRDSDVAFEAFKAGEFDIYIEHQAKNWANGYNFPAVNRGDVIKAQIAHQIPTQSQGLFMNSRRPNFSQTKVREALGLMFDFEWTNRTLFSSAYKRTLSYYPNSEFSATGVPTGHEWLMLSPYREQLPANLFTQPFSLPQTDGRGIPRETMRRALALLGDAGWKLSGQRLLNKDGQPLRFEILLVNPNLERILQPYVENLISIGIDARLRTVDRAQYKQRLDQFDFDMILITLNQTLSPGLEQWQYFHSSQAAIKGSKNYAGIANPIVDHLLEQLLAAKTREEQLAAGRALDRVLLWQHYSIPNWYLNYHRLAYRNRFAFVTTPPYSLGLSAWWLKASEKAQ; translated from the coding sequence TTGAAGCGTCCCCTCCTTCTACTAATAAGTCTGGCCTTGAGCTTTGGTGCGAACGCGGCGATTACCGAGAGCCACGGTTATACGCAGTTCGGCAGGCTCAAGTACCCGGCCAAATTCACCCACTTCGATTGGGTAAACCCCGCAGCGCCGAAAGGCGGGACATTGCGGGTCATGGCCTTTGGCACCTTCGATACGCTCAATCCCTATACCTTCAAGGGCTCCAGCCCGGTTTCCACTCCCAATTTCCTGCAGTACGGCGTCAACGAGCTGAACGAGCCATTGATGGTCGGCACCGGGCTGTACGCGCCCTCCGGCGATGAGCCCACCTCCAGTTATGGGCTGATCGCCCAGTCGGTGGAGTACAGCGAGGACCGCAGCTGGGTGGTGTTCAACCTGCGCCCGGAAGCGCGTTTTCATGATGGCAAACCAATCACGGCCTATGACGTGGCGTTTTCCTATCGCACCCTGCTGACCGAAGGCCATCCGCAATACCGCACCAACCTGCAGGAAGTGGCGCGGGTGGATATCCTCAACCGACACCGGATCCGCTTTGTGTTCAAGCGCGCCGGCAACCCGTTGCTGATCCTGCGTCTGGGCGAATTGCCGGTATTGCCCCAGCACTATTGGAAAAACCGCGACTTCAAGGCCACCACCTTCGAACCACCACTGGGCAGCGGGCCGTACCGTATCAGCAAGGTCACGCCTGGCCGGCAACTGGTGTTCGAACGGGTCAAGGACTACTGGGGCAAGGACCTGCCGGTCAACCAGGGGTTTTATAACTACGACAAGGTCGAAGTGGAGTTCTATCGCGACAGCGACGTGGCCTTCGAAGCCTTCAAGGCCGGCGAGTTCGATATCTATATCGAGCATCAGGCCAAAAACTGGGCCAACGGTTACAACTTCCCGGCGGTGAACCGGGGCGACGTGATCAAGGCGCAGATAGCCCACCAGATCCCGACCCAGAGCCAGGGCCTGTTCATGAACAGCCGGCGACCGAATTTCAGCCAGACCAAGGTGCGCGAAGCCCTGGGGCTGATGTTCGACTTCGAATGGACCAACCGCACCCTGTTCAGCAGCGCCTACAAACGTACTTTGAGCTATTACCCTAACAGCGAATTCTCCGCCACCGGCGTGCCCACCGGCCATGAATGGCTGATGCTCTCGCCCTACCGCGAGCAATTGCCGGCCAACCTGTTTACCCAGCCGTTCAGCCTGCCCCAGACCGACGGGCGCGGCATCCCCCGCGAGACCATGCGCCGCGCCCTGGCCCTGCTCGGTGACGCCGGCTGGAAACTCTCCGGCCAACGTCTGCTGAACAAAGACGGCCAACCGCTGCGCTTCGAGATCCTGCTGGTCAACCCGAACCTGGAGCGCATCCTGCAGCCCTATGTCGAGAACCTGATCAGCATCGGCATCGACGCGCGCCTGCGCACCGTCGACCGCGCCCAATACAAGCAACGCCTGGATCAGTTCGACTTCGACATGATCCTCATCACCCTCAACCAGACCTTGAGTCCGGGCCTTGAGCAGTGGCAGTACTTCCACTCCAGCCAGGCCGCGATCAAGGGCAGCAAGAACTACGCAGGCATTGCCAACCCGATTGTCGATCACCTGCTGGAACAACTGCTGGCCGCCAAGACCCGCGAAGAGCAACTGGCCGCCGGCCGTGCCCTGGACCGGGTGCTGCTGTGGCAGCACTACAGTATTCCCAACTGGTACCTCAACTATCATCGCTTGGCGTACCGCAACCGGTTCGCCTTTGTCACCACGCCGCCCTATAGCCTGGGCCTGAGCGCGTGGTGGCTGAAAGCTTCGGAGAAAGCCCAATGA
- a CDS encoding lytic transglycosylase domain-containing protein — MSSSIRKSNHSDALTRLAQAVAVAVSATLAGCQSSNFTAQSTVQPKPNLSAKIKQKPVIWLSQKPAPEVPQDVWERMRRGFQLQDGVGVNPRIEQQRLWFASNPSFLENAGERGSLYIHYIVERLEERNMPLELALLPVIESAYNPMAYSRSDAVGLWQFIPSTGRYFNLRQTRAYDGRRDITASTTAALDYLTRLHDMFNGDWLLALAAYNAGEGTVSRAIERNEKLGLPTDYWNLPLPQETKDYVPKFLALSQVVLAPEAYGVNLNPIANTPYFEVVEVKQSMDLSRVAALAEIDEDELFQLNPALKQRTTLDGPQHLLVPSSKAQLLTSTLSTMKPEELLAMRPKKQVFDEVETARVAGRSRSYKVRSGDNLTLIAKANKVDVHDLQRWNKLNGQALKVGQTLVMQDTRKLVAKADSKKPVQYKVKKGDSLYIVAKRFNVEMQHLKRWNPRTGQALKPGQMLVVSGPR, encoded by the coding sequence ATGTCGTCATCTATTCGTAAATCCAACCATTCAGACGCATTGACCCGCCTGGCTCAAGCTGTGGCGGTGGCTGTGTCCGCCACGCTGGCGGGCTGCCAATCAAGCAATTTCACCGCACAATCCACCGTGCAACCCAAGCCAAACCTCAGCGCCAAGATCAAACAGAAACCCGTCATCTGGCTTTCTCAAAAGCCCGCTCCCGAAGTGCCCCAGGATGTCTGGGAGCGCATGCGAAGGGGCTTTCAATTGCAGGATGGTGTAGGCGTCAACCCACGTATCGAGCAACAGCGACTGTGGTTCGCCAGCAACCCCTCCTTCCTCGAGAACGCCGGTGAACGCGGCAGCCTCTACATTCATTACATCGTCGAACGCCTTGAAGAACGCAACATGCCACTGGAGCTGGCGCTGCTGCCAGTGATTGAAAGTGCCTACAACCCGATGGCCTATTCGCGCAGCGATGCGGTCGGCTTGTGGCAGTTCATTCCCTCCACCGGGCGCTACTTCAACCTGCGCCAGACCCGGGCCTATGATGGCCGCCGCGACATCACCGCCTCCACCACCGCCGCCCTCGACTACCTGACCCGTCTGCACGACATGTTCAACGGTGACTGGCTGTTGGCCCTGGCCGCCTACAACGCCGGCGAAGGCACGGTGAGCCGGGCAATCGAGCGCAACGAGAAGCTCGGCCTGCCGACCGACTACTGGAACCTGCCCCTGCCCCAGGAAACCAAGGACTACGTGCCCAAGTTCCTGGCGTTGTCCCAAGTGGTGCTGGCGCCCGAGGCCTATGGCGTCAACCTGAACCCGATTGCCAACACGCCGTACTTCGAAGTGGTTGAAGTCAAGCAAAGCATGGACCTGTCACGGGTCGCCGCACTGGCCGAAATCGACGAAGACGAACTGTTCCAGCTCAACCCCGCGCTGAAACAGCGCACCACCCTGGATGGCCCGCAGCATCTGCTGGTGCCGAGTTCCAAGGCACAACTGCTCACTAGTACCCTTTCGACGATGAAGCCAGAAGAATTGCTGGCGATGCGGCCGAAAAAGCAGGTGTTCGACGAAGTCGAGACCGCGCGCGTTGCCGGCCGTAGCCGCAGCTACAAGGTGCGCAGTGGGGACAACCTGACGCTGATCGCCAAGGCCAACAAGGTCGATGTGCATGACCTGCAGCGCTGGAACAAGCTGAACGGCCAGGCGCTCAAGGTCGGCCAGACCCTGGTGATGCAGGACACGCGTAAGCTGGTGGCCAAGGCCGACAGCAAGAAGCCGGTGCAATACAAGGTCAAGAAAGGCGACTCGTTGTACATCGTCGCCAAGCGTTTCAACGTTGAGATGCAACATCTCAAGCGCTGGAACCCGCGTACTGGCCAGGCGCTCAAGCCAGGGCAGATGCTGGTGGTTTCCGGGCCACGCTGA